Proteins encoded within one genomic window of Brassica rapa cultivar Chiifu-401-42 chromosome A09, CAAS_Brap_v3.01, whole genome shotgun sequence:
- the LOC103855371 gene encoding glutathione S-transferase T2-like isoform X2, with the protein MKTRDPGQNKGVLLLIESSNFVGLLTSQHSISFGSSQVPTPVSEDVGERRERRKWTPSDDILLISSWLNTSKDPIVGNEQRSGTFWTRIAAYYAASQKVAGCKEREAGHCKQRWHRINDLVCKFCGSYEAAKREKTSGCNENDVLKKAHKIFYNNYNKKFNLEHAWKELRNDQKWSDQSSAKNEGNSSKRKGDDGGETSNSQGTEPKRPAGVKASKASGKKNMVEEKALKEFESMWAIKQQDLAAKDKLSRMRLLESLVSKTEPLAEYEEALKKKIVSDIMFN; encoded by the exons ATGAAGACGCGTGATCCAGGTCAGAACAAAGGCGTACTCTTGTTGATAGAG TCATCAAACTTTGTTGGACTACTTACTAGCCAACACAGTATTTCCTTTGGTTCATCTCAAGTTCCAACTCCAGTCTCTGAGGATGTTGGTGAGCGTCGGGAACGAAGGAAGTGGACGCCCAGTGATGATATTCTGCTGATCAGCTCGTGGCTCAACACGAGCAAAGATCCAATTGTTGGCAACGAGCAAAGGTCAGGCACATTCTGGACGAGAATTGCAGCGTACTATGCCGCTAGTCAGAAGGTTGCTGGCTGCAAAGAGAGAGAGGCTGGTCACTGTAAACAACGCTGGCATAGGATCAACGACTTGGTCTGCAAATTCTGTGGCTCCTACGAAGCTGCTAAAAGAGAGAAGACTAGTGGCTGCAATGAGAATGATGTGCTCAAAAAAGCACATAAAATATTCTACAATAACTATAACAAGAAATTTAATCTCGAGCACGCTTGGAAAGAGCTGAGGAACGACCAGAAGTGGAGTGACCAATCTTCTGCAAAAAACGAGGGAAACTCTAGCAAGAGGAAGGGTGATGATGGTGGAGAAACATCGAACTCCCAAGGTACTGAACCCAAGCGTCCCGCGGGTGTTAAGGCGTCAAAGGCCTCTGGGAAGAAGAATATGGTGGAGGAGAAAGCGCTTAAAGAGTTTGAAAGTATGTGGGCTATTAAGCAACAGGACTTGGCCGCCAAGGATAAGTTGTCGAGGATGAGACTACTTGAATCTCTGGTTTCAAAAACGGAGCCTTTAGCCGAGTATGAAGAAGCCTTAAAGAAGAAGATCGTCAGTGACATTATGTTTAATTAG